A genome region from Lucilia cuprina isolate Lc7/37 chromosome 3, ASM2204524v1, whole genome shotgun sequence includes the following:
- the LOC111680135 gene encoding glycine-rich cell wall structural protein 1.8-like, translated as MKVFIILFALIAVASAGFINSGWSSGGYGGGYGGGYSGGYGGGYHGGYGGGYGGGYGGGVKVIKVIRLGGGHGGGWNYGGYGGYGGGSGWW; from the coding sequence ATGAAAGTTTTCatcattttatttgctttaattgCTGTTGCTTCGGCAGGATTTATAAATTCAGGATGGTCTAGTGGTGGTTATGGTGGAGGCTATGGTGGTGGCTATAGCGGTGGTTATGGTGGTGGCTATCACGGTGGCTATGGAGGAGGTTATGGTGGAGGCTATGGTGGTGGTGTCAAAGTTATTAAAGTTATTCGCCTAGGTGGTGGTCATGGTGGTGGCTGGAACTATGGTGGTTATGGCGGCTATGGAGGTGGCAGTGGTTGGTGGTAA